A window of Thermosynechococcus sp. NK55a contains these coding sequences:
- the leuC gene encoding 3-isopropylmalate dehydratase large subunit, whose amino-acid sequence MSRGTLFDKVWEQHTVATLPSGQTQLFIGLHLIHEVTSPQAFAMLRERGLPVLYPQRTIATVDHIVPTDTLARPLQDALAEEMLQALEANCRAHNIPFFGIGSGRQGIVHVIAPEQGLTQPGMTIACGDSHTSTHGAFGAIAFGIGTSQVRDVLATQTLALNKLKVRKVEVNGSLGAGVYAKDVILHVIRHLGVKGGVGYAYEFAGTTFGQLSMEERMTVCNMAIEGGARCGYVNPDETTFAYLRGRPFAPQGKAWDEAVAWWRSLASDADAEYDDVVTFAAADIAPTVTWGITPGQSVAVDGTLPTLESLPEAERAIAAEAYAYMDLQPGQPIQGTKIDVCFIGSCTNGRISDLRQAAKVVEGRKVKPGVKAFVVPGSERVKAQAEAEGLDVIFKAAGFEWRNPGCSMCLAMNPDKLQGRQISASSSNRNFKGRQGSPSGRTLLMSPAMVAAAAIAGEVTDVRAFL is encoded by the coding sequence ATGAGTCGCGGCACGCTCTTCGATAAGGTTTGGGAACAGCACACAGTAGCTACACTGCCTTCAGGGCAAACTCAACTGTTTATTGGCCTGCACCTGATCCACGAAGTGACGAGTCCCCAAGCCTTTGCCATGCTGCGGGAGCGAGGGTTGCCAGTGCTCTATCCCCAGCGAACGATAGCGACTGTGGATCACATTGTGCCTACAGATACGCTGGCGCGTCCTCTCCAAGACGCCCTTGCCGAAGAGATGCTGCAAGCCCTTGAGGCGAATTGCCGTGCCCACAATATTCCCTTTTTTGGGATTGGCTCCGGTCGTCAGGGCATTGTCCATGTCATTGCCCCGGAGCAGGGGTTAACGCAACCCGGGATGACAATTGCCTGCGGCGATAGCCACACCTCTACCCACGGTGCTTTTGGGGCGATCGCCTTCGGTATTGGCACCAGTCAAGTGCGGGATGTTTTGGCCACCCAGACCCTTGCTCTCAATAAGCTGAAGGTTCGCAAAGTGGAAGTCAATGGCTCCCTTGGGGCTGGCGTCTATGCCAAAGATGTCATCCTGCACGTTATTCGCCACCTGGGTGTCAAAGGGGGTGTTGGCTATGCCTATGAATTTGCCGGTACCACCTTTGGCCAACTTTCAATGGAGGAACGCATGACCGTCTGCAATATGGCCATTGAGGGAGGTGCCCGCTGCGGCTATGTCAACCCCGATGAAACCACCTTTGCCTACCTCAGGGGACGCCCTTTTGCCCCCCAAGGAAAAGCCTGGGACGAAGCGGTGGCATGGTGGCGATCGCTAGCCAGTGATGCGGATGCTGAATACGATGATGTTGTTACATTTGCGGCTGCTGATATTGCACCGACGGTGACCTGGGGCATTACCCCCGGCCAGAGCGTTGCGGTGGATGGAACCTTGCCCACCCTAGAGAGCTTGCCCGAAGCAGAACGGGCGATCGCTGCAGAAGCCTATGCCTACATGGATCTACAACCAGGTCAGCCCATTCAAGGAACCAAGATTGATGTCTGCTTTATCGGCAGTTGTACCAATGGGCGCATCAGTGACCTGCGGCAGGCGGCCAAAGTTGTCGAAGGGCGCAAAGTCAAACCCGGTGTCAAAGCCTTCGTTGTCCCCGGTTCAGAACGAGTGAAAGCCCAAGCCGAAGCTGAAGGCCTAGATGTCATTTTCAAAGCCGCAGGGTTTGAATGGCGCAACCCTGGCTGTTCAATGTGCCTTGCCATGAACCCCGACAAGCTGCAAGGGCGTCAAATCAGCGCCTCCTCCTCCAATCGCAACTTCAAAGGACGCCAAGGCTCTCCCAGCGGGCGCACTCTCCTCATGAGTCCGGCGATGGTGGCAGCAGCGGCAATTGCCGGTGAAGTTACCGATGTGCGAGCGTTCCTTTAG
- the gshB gene encoding glutathione synthase, with translation MDIAFIIDPIASLDPGHDTSVALMEAAQAAGARVWVTEISQLLIQEGQVWAALTPIRLSPVQLVDGQWQIPQPWFQPGAVAWRPLNTFRAVWMRKDPPVNAAYLYATYCLDLVDPQTTLVLNSPAGLRHANEKMYALQFTSVIPKTIVTADKQRLREFVQQQGMAVLKPLGGKGGEGILFLQAGDRNLNSMIEISTQRGQLPVMLQEYLPAAKDGDKRIILLNGQPIGAVNRIPTGDEFRGNMAAGGRVAAAEITERDRQICQTLAPALQRDGLYFVGIDVIGGYLTEVNVTSPTGVREIDRLNGTCLAQQVMTWLFS, from the coding sequence GTGGATATTGCCTTTATTATTGACCCGATCGCCAGCCTTGACCCCGGCCACGATACCAGTGTGGCCTTGATGGAGGCTGCACAAGCGGCAGGGGCACGGGTGTGGGTAACGGAAATTTCCCAACTGCTGATCCAAGAAGGTCAGGTATGGGCGGCGCTGACCCCGATCCGGTTGTCGCCAGTGCAACTGGTGGATGGCCAGTGGCAGATTCCCCAACCTTGGTTTCAGCCGGGCGCAGTCGCATGGCGCCCCCTCAATACCTTCCGAGCAGTGTGGATGCGCAAGGATCCGCCCGTCAACGCCGCCTATCTCTATGCCACCTACTGTCTTGATTTAGTCGATCCCCAAACCACCCTTGTCCTCAACTCGCCAGCGGGGCTACGCCATGCCAATGAAAAGATGTATGCTCTGCAATTTACCAGTGTGATTCCCAAGACCATTGTGACTGCAGACAAGCAGCGCCTCCGTGAATTTGTGCAGCAGCAGGGCATGGCGGTGCTCAAACCCTTGGGGGGCAAAGGGGGCGAAGGCATTCTCTTTTTGCAGGCGGGCGATCGCAACCTCAACTCCATGATTGAAATCAGTACCCAACGGGGACAACTGCCTGTGATGCTGCAGGAATACCTACCCGCGGCTAAGGATGGGGACAAACGGATTATTCTCCTCAACGGCCAGCCGATCGGTGCCGTTAATCGGATTCCCACAGGGGATGAATTTCGGGGCAATATGGCCGCGGGTGGGCGCGTGGCAGCCGCAGAGATTACGGAGCGCGATCGCCAGATTTGTCAAACCCTCGCTCCTGCCCTTCAACGCGATGGCCTCTATTTTGTTGGCATTGATGTTATCGGCGGCTACTTAACAGAAGTGAATGTGACTAGCCCCACTGGTGTTCGCGAAATTGATCGCCTCAATGGGACTTGCCTCGCTCAACAGGTGATGACTTGGCTATTCAGTTAA
- the grxC gene encoding glutaredoxin 3, translated as MAKVEIYTWSRCPFCIRAKQLLTRKGVKFTEYVIDGDEAARSAMAKRAHGRRSVPQIFIDNEHIGGCDDLYALEAQGKLDALLQEVA; from the coding sequence GTGGCTAAAGTCGAAATCTATACGTGGTCCCGTTGTCCTTTTTGTATTCGGGCAAAGCAATTGCTGACGCGCAAAGGAGTGAAGTTTACGGAGTACGTCATTGATGGAGATGAAGCTGCCCGTAGTGCGATGGCAAAACGAGCCCATGGCCGGCGATCGGTACCGCAGATTTTTATTGACAATGAACACATTGGTGGCTGTGACGATCTCTATGCCCTGGAGGCTCAAGGAAAATTGGATGCCCTGTTGCAAGAGGTCGCTTAG